One genomic region from Pseudoduganella dura encodes:
- a CDS encoding methyl-accepting chemotaxis protein yields the protein MLKNLKIGVRLGLGFGVLLLLLLGVAALAITRMADMDKVTDEITGEAYPKVIVAQDMVRDAIDIGRHMRGMLLTNSDTEVERHRKSIEGMRADTVRRIADMEKVVFSERGKELLRAVSEKRAALDTRYDKFYALVRADRQQGADFVSNDYAPANRELIQALDALIKHQGKLMQDLTETAGHTYEDTRTTVMLMTGGALLLAIVIGASITLSVTRALRQAVNAANSLAEGDLTVRIDSTSRDETGQLLQAMSQMIAKLTQVVGDVNAGAQSLASASEEVSATAQSLSQAASEQAASVEETSASLEQITASISQNTENSRVTDGMATQAAREAAEGGEAVKATVTAMKQIARQIGIIDDIAYQTNLLALNAAIEAARAGEHGKGFAVVAAEVRKLAERSQVAAQEIGEVATSSVELAERAGNLLDQMVPNIRRTSDLVQEITAASEEQSAGVGQINAAVGQMSQGTQQNASSSEELAATAEEMSGQAEQLQAAMSFFKLEAAAGSSRRPPSRTAAASKRRPESLGMNAPAFAAHGPDEASFTRF from the coding sequence GTGCTTAAGAACTTGAAAATCGGCGTACGCCTCGGACTGGGCTTCGGCGTGCTGCTGCTGCTGTTGCTGGGCGTCGCGGCCCTGGCCATCACACGCATGGCGGACATGGACAAGGTGACCGACGAGATCACCGGCGAGGCCTATCCGAAGGTGATCGTGGCGCAGGACATGGTGCGCGATGCGATCGATATCGGGCGCCATATGCGCGGCATGCTGCTGACAAACAGCGACACCGAAGTCGAGCGCCACCGCAAGAGCATCGAGGGCATGCGTGCCGATACGGTGCGCCGCATCGCCGACATGGAGAAAGTGGTGTTCTCCGAGCGTGGCAAGGAACTGCTGCGTGCCGTGTCCGAGAAGCGGGCGGCACTGGACACCAGGTACGACAAGTTCTATGCCCTGGTGCGTGCCGATCGCCAGCAGGGCGCCGATTTCGTCAGCAACGACTACGCGCCCGCCAACCGGGAACTGATCCAGGCCCTGGACGCGCTGATCAAGCACCAGGGCAAGCTGATGCAGGACCTCACCGAGACCGCGGGCCACACCTACGAGGACACCCGCACCACCGTCATGCTGATGACCGGCGGCGCGCTGCTGCTTGCCATCGTCATCGGCGCGTCGATCACGCTGTCCGTCACCCGCGCGCTGCGCCAGGCGGTCAATGCCGCCAACAGCCTCGCCGAGGGCGACCTGACCGTGCGCATCGACAGCACCTCGCGCGACGAGACGGGCCAGCTGCTGCAGGCGATGAGCCAGATGATCGCGAAGCTGACGCAGGTGGTCGGCGATGTCAACGCCGGCGCGCAGTCGCTGGCCTCGGCGTCGGAAGAAGTGTCCGCCACGGCGCAGTCGCTGTCGCAGGCCGCTTCCGAGCAGGCCGCCAGCGTCGAGGAAACCTCGGCATCGCTGGAGCAGATAACGGCATCGATCTCGCAGAACACCGAGAATTCGCGCGTCACCGACGGCATGGCCACCCAGGCGGCGCGCGAAGCGGCCGAGGGCGGCGAAGCCGTCAAGGCCACCGTGACGGCGATGAAGCAGATCGCCAGGCAGATCGGCATCATCGACGACATCGCCTACCAGACCAACCTGCTGGCGCTGAACGCGGCGATCGAGGCGGCGCGTGCGGGCGAACACGGCAAGGGTTTTGCCGTGGTGGCCGCCGAGGTGCGCAAGCTGGCCGAGCGCAGCCAGGTGGCGGCGCAGGAAATCGGCGAAGTGGCCACGTCCAGCGTGGAACTGGCCGAACGGGCCGGCAACCTGCTGGACCAGATGGTGCCGAACATCCGCAGGACGTCCGACCTGGTGCAGGAAATCACCGCCGCTTCCGAAGAGCAGTCGGCCGGCGTGGGCCAGATCAACGCGGCCGTGGGCCAGATGAGCCAGGGCACGCAGCAGAACGCTTCCAGCTCCGAGGAACTGGCGGCAACGGCCGAGGAAATGAGCGGCCAGGCCGAGCAGCTGCAGGCAGCCATGAGCTTCTTCAAACTGGAAGCCGCCGCTGGCAGTTCGCGCCGCCCGCCGTCGCGCACCGCGGCCGCGTCGAAACGCCGTCCGGAAAGCCTGGGCATGAACGCACCCGCGTTCGCGGCCCACGGGCCGGACGAAGCCAGCTTCACCCGATTTT